The genomic segment TGGAGCCAGGCGAGCTTCGCCTCGGAAGTGGCGATCGAGGGCGACAAGGCCCGCGTCACCCGTGAGGTCGACGGCGGTCTGCAAACCATCGAGGTCAAGCTCCCGGCGATCATCACCGCCGACCTGCGCCTCAACGAGCCGCGCTATGCCTCGCTGCCCAACATCATGAAAGCGAAGAAAAAACCGCTCGATGAGAAGACCGCCGCCGATTATGGCGTCGATGTCACCCCGCGCCTGACGGTCGTCAAGACCTCGGAGCCGGCGGGCCGCTCGGCGGGCATCAAGGTGGGTTCGGTCGACGAACTCGTGGCGAAACTGAAAGACGCGGGGGTGATCTGATGTCGGTTCTTCTGATTGCGGAAGTGAATGGCCTCGACGCGACGGCGAAAGCGCTGACCGCGGCCAAGAAGCTCGGCCCGGTGACGGTTCTGGTCGCGGGTTCGGGTGTCGATGCGGCCCCCTTCGCCGCGCTCGAGGGCGTGGCGAAAGTGCTCAAAGCCGATGACGCGGCCTATGGCCACGGCCTCGCCGAGCCGATGGCGGATCTGATCGTCTCGCTCGCCGCGGGCGTGACCCATATCGTCGCGCCGGCCACCGCCGAGGCCAAGAACGTGCTGCCGCGCGTGGCCGCGATGCTCGACGTGATGGTGCTCTCCGATGTGATCGGCGTGGTCGATGCCGACACGTTCGAGCGCCCGATCTACGCCGGCAACGCGATCCAGACGGTGAAATCCGCAGATCCGGTCAAGGTGATGACCGTGCGCACCACCGCCTTCGAGGCGGCGGGCACCGGCGGCGCGGCGGCGATCGAAGCGGCGGCTGCGGCCGGCGACAAGGGCCTCAGCTCTTGGGTCGAAGACAAGGTCGCGGCCTCGGATCGCCCGGAGCTGACCTCGGCCAAGATCGTCGTCTCGGGCGGCCGTGGCGTGGGCTCGGAAGAGAGCTTCGCGATCATCACCGCGCTCGCCGACAAGCTCGGCGCGGCGGTCGGCGCGAGCCGCGCGGCGGTCGACAGCGGCTTTGCACCCAACGACTGGCAGGTCGGCCAGACCGGCAAGGTCGTGGCCCCCGAGCTCTACATCGCCTGCGGCATCTCCGGCGCGATCCAGCACCTCGCCGGCATGAAGGACAGCAAGATCATCGTCGCGATCAACAAGGACGAAGAAGCCCCGATCTTCCAGGTCGCCGACTTCGGCCTCGTGGCGGATCTCTTCCAGGCCGTCCCGGAAATGACCGCCAAGGTCTGAGCCGGCCCCGAAAAACGAAAGCCCCGCCAAGCGATTGGCGGGGCTTTTGCCTGTCTCGAACCCGGTTCAGAGCAGCTTCGAGACGACCGGGGCCAGCGCCTCGGCAACTTCATGATGGACCATCGGCCCGGGCATGGTGCCCGCCACCGGCTCCTCCATCGGCGCGAAATGCATCCCCACCGTGCCGGCGGACCGCGCCAGCATCGAGGGCTCGACCCGCACCACCTGATCGGCGAGCGGCGCGATCTTTTCCACCATCGCCGAGGTCACCAGAACCGGCTCCGCACCGAGCGGATCGCCCTGCAACGGGTCGCGATAATCGCCGAGCCAGAGCAACACCTTCGGCCCGTCCATCCGCTCGAGCAGCGCCCGCATCCGCGCGACCCAGGCCGATTGCAGCTCCGCCACCACCGCCTCGAACCGCTCCGGCGCGCGGCTCATCAGCGCCTGCAGCAGGTGCCGCGTGAAGTTGAACTCGGTGAAATCGATCTCCGAGAACACCGAGCGCATCAGGTTCGAGGCGCGCAGGAACCGATCGTTGCGGCGCGGGTGCACGGCGTAAAACCGGTTCGACATGTTGCACGCGCCGAGAAGCTGGATGATGCTCAGCTGCGGCGGATGCTTGGGCTGCGTCAGTTGCAGCTCGTTGAGAAACACATCGACCCCGGCATTCTGATAGCCGAAATTGACCACCGGCAGCCCGAGCCGCCCCTCGAGCAGGATCGGCCAGGGCTCGGCCACGAACCTGCCATAGGTCTCATTGCCGCCAAGCGCCGCGCAATGCGGCACGCTCAGATCGCGGCGCGGACCGCGAAACAGCAGTTTCGATTTCCCGTAGCGGCACGGAAAATACTCTAGGGCGCCAGCGCCCGGATATTCGAAGGCCATTATCCCACCTCATTTTTCGACTCACCCACAGGCAGGATGGCGAAGAACTCTTGCCAAAGAGCTAAAGTGAAAATGCGAAACAGACTGGTAAGCAGGATGCGGGGTTTTGGCTTGCATGCTGCAGCGCAGCAAGAGTATGGTTAGCGCGCAACAAAACATGGGGCGAAGATGAGTATTCAATCGGTTGGGATCGTTGGCGCAGGCCAGATGGGCAACGGCATCGCGCATGTCTTCGCCCTCGCGGGCTATGACGTGCTGCTCAACGACATCGCGCAGGAAAGCCTCGACAAGGCCGTCGCGACCGTCACCAAGAACCTCGATCGGCAGGTGCAGCGCGAGAAGATCTCCGAGGCCGGGAAGGATGCCGCCCTCGCCCGGATCAAGACCACGATGGCGCTGCCCGAGCTCGGCCAGTGCGATCTGATCATCGAAGCCGCCACCGAACGCGAAGCGGTCAAGGACAAGATCTTCGAGGCGCTCCTGCCGCATCTCAAGCCCACCACGATCCTCGCGAGCAACACCTCGTCGATCTCGATCACCCGGCTCGCGTCGAAAACCGACCGCCCCGAGCGCTTCATGGGCGTGCACTTCATGAACCCGGTGCCGGTGATGAAACTCGTCGAGCTGATCCGCGGGATCGCGACCGATGACGAGACCTATCAGACCATGCTCGGCGTGGTGAAATCGCTCAACAAGACCGCGGCCTCGGCCGAGGACTTCCCCGCCTTCATCGTGAACCGGATCCTGGTGCCGATGATCAACGAGGCGGTCTACACGCTTTACGAAGGCGTCGGCAATGTCGAGTCGATCGACATGGCGATGAAACTCGGCGCGAACCACCCGATGGGCCCGCTGGAACTGGGCGACTTCATCGGCCTCGATACCTGCCTTGCGATCATGCATGTGCTGCACGACGGGCTGGCGGACACCAAATATCGCCCCTGCCCGCTTCTGACGAAATATGTCGAGGCCGGCTGGCTGGGCCGCAAATCGGGCCGTGGCTTCTACGATTACCGGGGCGAAAAGCCGGTTCCGACCCGCTGAGGCCGCCAAAACTCAAGAAACGCGCGGGGGCTCCTCGCGCGTTTTTTCATGGCTCAGTTGTCTTCGCCGAAACGGTTGGCGACCAGCGCCTCGAGCGCCGCGCTGAGCGCCTCGGCCTCGGCGCCGCTCGTCGAGACATGGATCGAGGTGCCCCGCGAGGCGGCGAGCATCAGCAGCCCCATGATCGAATCGCCCGAGACCCGCATCCCGTCCTTCTCGACCTCGGCCCGCGCATCGAACCGCTCCACCACCTCGACAAAGCGCGCCGAGGCCCGGGCATGCAGGCCCTTCTCATTCACAATCCGCAATTCTTTAGACGTCATGACTTCGCGTCGATCCCGTTGGCCGTATAGCTGTTGATATATTTGCGACCGGCATCGAGCGCCGCCTCGACCGCCGCATGGACGCCTAGGCTGCGCGATTTCGCAAGTTTGATCAACAGCGGCAGATTGGCCCCGTAGATGATTTCGCGTTCACAAGACTTGCAGGCGAGCAGGCTCAGGTTCGAGGGCGAGCCGCCGAACAGATCGGTGACCACCACGACCCCGTCGCCGCTATCGACCTGATCGGCCGCGGCGCGGATCTCTTCCTGCTTTTCGGCACGGTCGTGATCGTTCTCGATCGTGATCGCGCGAATCCCTTCCTGCGGGCCGACCACATGCTCGACCGCGGCGAGATATTCGCGCGCCAACCCCCCGTGTGCCACGATCACGATCCCGATCACGCGCCAAACACCCCTTTCACCGCCGGCAGGCCCTGCCCCCGCCGCTCCAGTTCCCTGTGCCGTTTTGACACCTGCCAACCCGCCTCCGCAAGCGCTTTGGCGACGGCTTCCGTTACGGCAACCGACCGATGTTGCCCGCCGGTGCAGCCAAAGCCGACCGACAGGTGACTCTTGCCTTCCTCGACATGCGCGGGCAGCAGAAAACACAACAAATCCCGCACCTTGGAGATGAATTCCAGGTAGCGCGGATCGCCTTCGACGTGCGCCGCCACGGCCCCGTCGAGGCCGGTCAGCGGTCGCAGCGCCGCCACCCAATGCGGGTTCGCGAGAAAGCGGCAATCGAACATCATGTCGAGCCCGCGCGGCACGCCGCGCTTGTAGCTGAAACTGTGCAGCGAGACCGCGAGCCGCGCGATCTTGCCCATGTCGAACCATTGCGCGAGCTCGGCGCGCAGATCATGCGGGCTCATCCCCGAGGTCTCGATCAGGACATCGGCGCGCACCCGCACCGGCGCGAGAATGTCGATCTCCTGGGTGATGCCGGCGAGCGGCGTATCGGAGGGCGCGAGCGGATGGCGCCGCCGGGTCTCGGAATAGCGCCGCACCAGCACGTCGGGGCTCGCATCGAGATAGAGCACCTCGAGCCGCAGCTCGGGCACCCGCGTCAGCCGGTCGATCAGCTCGATCAACCCGGTCGCGGAGAAATCGCGGTTGCGCACATCGAGCCCGAGCGCGAGCGGCTGCGCCAGCGGCCCGTCGAGCAGCCGCGGGATCAGGCTCATCGGCAGGTTGTCGATCGTCTCGTAGCCGAGATCCTCGAGCGCATCGATCGCGGTCGAGCGGCCAGCCCCCGACGGGCCGGTCACCAGAACGACCCGGTGCCCCCCCTGCGGCGCGGCTTTGCCCTCAGCACTCAAGCGACTCTCCCACCCTTCAGCCATTGCAGGATTGCGACCTCAAGATGACCATGTTGCAGGCGCAGCACAAGGGGGATGCACCTATCCAAAAGGACAGTTTGGCGCAGCGGTGGTAAACGTTCGGTTTCGATCTGCGCGAGATCGACGACAAGTTTCACCTCGGCCTGCGGCAGCGCCTCGGCGCCAAGCAGACCGACGCCGCGCGCCTCGATCATCCCGGAAATTGCGGGCGGCGCCGAGGCGATCAGCGCCACGCCCGCGCCGCGCAGCTCCACCTGGTCATCGGCCACGAGATGGGCGCCCAGCGCCATCAGCCCGAGCGCAAGCTGCGACTTGCCCGCGCCCGAGGGCCCGAGGATCAACACCGCGCGCCCCGGGTCGAGCGCGACACAGCTCGCATGGAGCCGCAGCGGCGCCATCTCAGATCGGCAGGCCGACGACAAAGCGCGCGCCGAGCGGCTCGGAGGTGATATCGGCATCCGTCGGGCGGATATTCTCGGCCCAGATCACCCCGCCATGCGCCTCGACGATCTGTTTCGAGATCGCGAGCCCGAGGCCCGAATGATCGCCGAACTGGCCCTCCGGGCGCTCCGAATAGAAGCGCTTGAAGACCTTGGTCAGCGCCTCCTCGGGGATCCCCGGCCCGGTATCCTCGACCACGACCAGCACCCGGTTGTCGCGCCGCCGCGCCCAGACCCGCACCGCATCGCCCTCTTCGCAGAAGGAGATCGCATTGGTGATCAGGTTGACGAAAACCTGCGCGAGCCGCCCCTCGAGGCCGGTGATCATGATCGGCTGCGAGGGCAGGTCGATGATGAATTCGACCCCCTTCTCGCCCGCCTGCTTGCCCAGATAATCGGCCAGATTGCCGACCATCTTGAGCAGGTCGAAATGCTCCTCCTCCTCCTTCACCAGCTCGCTGTCGAGCCGCGAGGCGTTGGAGATGTCGCTGACCAGCCGGTCGAGGCGCTTCACATCATGGTCGATGACCTCGAGCAGCCGCGCGCGGTGATCGTCGCGCTTGACGACATGCAGCGAGGCCACCGCCGAGCGCAGGCTGGCGAGCGGGTTCTTGATCTCATGGGCGACATCGGCGGCGAATTGTTCGTTCGCGTCGATCCGATCGTAAAGCGCCGTCACCATGCCGCGCAGCGCGCCCGAGAGGCGGCCGATCTCGTCGGGCCGCGCGGTCAGATCGGGGATCCGCACCCGGCTCGGGCTCATCTTGCGGGCGTTCTTCTCCTGGCCGATCTCGGCCGCGGCGGCGAGCTCGGAGAGCGGGTTCGCGATCGTCGAGGCGAGCACCAGGCTCAGCCCGATCGAGACGATGATCGCGATCACGAACATCTGCAAGACCTGCTCGCGCTCGACCCGCACGAGCTGGTCGATCTCGCCCGCCTCGGAGGTCAGCGCGAGAATGCCGACCAGCTGATCGCCCTGATAAACCCCTGTCACGACAGAGAAAATCGTCGCCCCGTCGGAATCGCGGCGGGTGTCGATATGGGTCTCGCCATCAGCCATCTTCGGCAGGAGCGAGGTCGCGATCCGCTTGGCGTCATAGACCGCGTCTTTCTCCGGCTCATCGCGCACGACCTTCGAGATCCGGTCCCAGATGCCGTTGAGCAGGTCGGTGATCAGCGTCGAGCGATGATCGATCTGCAGCCCGTCGACCCGCTCGCGCGGCGAGGCGGGCACCTCGGAGGAGCTCAGCAGCATCGCCCCGCGCGGATCGAAGACATAAAGATGCGTGCCCGTGGGCAGTTCGATGCCGGCGAGCGTATCGGGCAGGTCGATCCCGTCGCCGGCCGCGAAATTCACCGGCGCCGATTTCGGCAGCCGCGCCTCGAAGACATCGGCGATCAGCTCCGCCTCGTTCACGATCGCGCTTTCGCGCTGGAACACGAGGCTGTCGCGGAACGGGTTGAGATAGAGCACCCCCGCCACCATCATCACCATCGCAACGAGGTTGAAGATGATGATCTTGCGCGCCAGCGGCGAGCGGTTGAGCGAAATCAGCCCCCGCCGCGCGCGCCGCGGCTTGAGCGCCTCCCCCTCCGAGGTCTCGGCGCCGGTCATCCAGTCCTCGCCCAGCAGAACCCCGGGCTCGGGCTTGCGCGGGCGGCTCAGCCCTATACGCCCCGCAGCACTCATTCCTCGTTGTAACGATAGCCGATGCCGTAAAGCGTTTCGATCGCCGAGAAATCGTCGTCAGCCGCGCGCATCTTCTTGCGCAACCGCTTGATATGGCTGTCGATCGTGCGGTCGTCGACATAGACCTGATCGTCATAGGCCACGTCCATCAGCTGATCGCGCGATTTCACGAAGCCCGGGCGCTGCGCGAGCGCCTGCAGGAGCAGGAATTCGGTCACCGTCAGCGTCACATCGCGGCCCTTCCAGGTCACCGCATGGCGCAGCGGGTCCATCGTCAGCGCCCCGCGCACGATCACCTTGGTCTCGTCGGTGGTCGGCGCCTCGCCCGTCGAGATCGCCTCCTGCCGGCGCAACAGCGCCCGGATCCGCTCGACCAGCAGCCGCTGCGAGAACGGCTTTTTCACATAATCGTCGGCGCCCATCCGCAGGCCCAGAACCTCGTCGATCTCGTCATCCTTCGAGGTCAGGAAGATCACCGGCATCGAGGTCTTCTGGCGCAGCCGCTGCAGAAGCTCCATCCCGTCCATCCGCGGCATCTTGATATCGAGCACGGCCATGTCCGGCAGGCGCTTGTTGAACGCATCGAGCGCCGCCTGCCCGTCGTTGTAGGTCTCGACCTCGTAACCTTCCGCTTCCAGCGTCATCGAGACGGAGGTAAGAATGTTGCGGTCGTCATCGACCAGCGCAATCCTGGACATATCTGGCACCCTCTAACTGCTCGTTATGTTGTTTTGACCCATTCTCCGCTTTCCGAGTCGCGGAATCAACCGCGATGTGCGAATCACCCGGCCTCACGGATTCAGGAGAGGCGAAAAAACCGAAGGTTTGACTAATTTGCCGCACCTTCGGCGCCAACATTCCCAAAAAAACACTTGGTTGCGCTAACTGCGGCAAAGCGTTCTGTTCCTTCGCCAAATCGTCATGTTATAGGGGCGCCACTTGGGCGGAAGTGCTCCGCCCCGGTCGGTATTCCAATGGCGCGGGATGCCGGGAGGAACCCAAGGAAAGCCGCTCGGCGGCATCGGGAGCTACAGATGATCATCGGACGCGTGAACCCGGCGAAACGCCTGGAAGATCAGGGCATCACTGGTCTGGGCAATGTCTATTACAACCTTCTCGAGCCCGCGCTGATCGAAGCGGCGCTCAAGCGCAATGAAGGCACGCTTGGCAAGGGCGGCGCGTTCTACTGCTCGACCGGCGCCCATACCGGCCGCTCGCCGAAAGACAAGTTCGTGGTCCGCACCGCTTCGGTCGAAGACACGATCTGGTGGGAAAACAACAAGCCGATGGATCCGGCCAAGTTCGATGTGCTGCATGCCGACATGCTCGAGCACATGAAGGGCAAGGATTACTTCGTGCAGGATCTCTTCGGCGGCGCCGATCCCGAGCACCGCCTCGACGTGCGCGTGGTGACCGAGCTCGCCTGGCATGGCCTGTTCATCCGCACCATGCTGCGCCGCCCCGACCGCGCCGAGCTCGACACCTTCGCCCCCGAGTGGACGATCATCAACTGCCCCTCGTTCAAGGCCGACCCGGAACGCCACGGCTGCCGCACCGAGACCGTCATCGCGCTCAACTTCGATCGTAAGATGATCCTGATCGGCAACACCGCCTATGCCGGCGAGAACAAGAAGGGCGTGTTCACGCTGCTGAACTACATCCTCCCCGGCAAGGGCATCATGGCGATGCATTGCTCGGCCAACCACGCCATCGGCAACCCCGACGATTCGGCGGTGTTCTTCGGGCTCTCGGGCACCGGCAAGACCACCCTCTCGGCCGACCCCTCGCGGATCCTGATCGGCGATGACGAACACGGCTGGTCGGAAAAGGGCATCTTCAACTTCGAGGGCGGCTGCTACGCCAAGACCATCAACCTCTCGAAGGAAGCCGAGCCGGAAATCTACGCGACCTGCTCGATGTTCGGCACCGTCGTCGAAAACATGGTCTATGACGAGGAAACCCTCGAGCTCGACTTCTTCGACAACTCGCTGACCGACAACATGCGCTGCGCCTATCCGCTGCATTACATCTCGAATGCCTCGGAAACCGCGCTCGGCGGCGCGCCCAAGAACGTGATCATGCTGACCTGCGACGCCTATGGCGTGCTGCCGCCGATCGCGCGTCTGACGCCCGCCCAGGCGATGTATCACTTCCTCTCGGGCTTCACCTCGAAGACCCCGGGCACCGAAGTGGGCGTGACCGAGCCGCTGCCGACCTTCTCGACCTGCTTCGGCGCGCCCTTCATGCCGCGTCGCCCCGAGGTCTATGGCAAACTGCTGCAAGAGAAGATCCTCGCGCAGGGCGCCTCGTGCTGGCTCGTCAACACCGGCTGGACCGGCGGCGCCTTCGGCACCGGCAAGCGGATGCCGATCAAGGCCACCCGCGCGCTGCTGACCGCCGCGCTCGACGGCTCGCTCCATGATGTCGAGTTCCGCAAGGACGAAAACTTCGGCTTCGAAGTGCCGGTCTCGGTGCCGGGCGTCGATGCCGTCCTGCTGAACCCGCGCGACACCTGGGCCGACAAGGCCGCCTTCGACGCGCAGGCCGCGAAACTCGTGAAGATGTTCTCGGAAAACTTCGCGCAATACATGCCCTATATCGACGAAGACGTGAAAGCCGCCGCGATCGGCTGAACACGCGCCCCGATTGGACAGTGACCCGCGAGGGGCCGGATCTTCCGGCCCCTTTGCTTTTGCGCCGGGCTGCACCAGATTGGGCCCATGCATCTGCACGGCCTGCCCCTGATCTTGCTGCTTGGCCTCCTCGGCGCGCTGGCCGTGGCGGGGCTGACGCTGCTCTCGGCGCGGCTCTCGCATCCCCGCCCCGCCGGGCCCTTCGCGCCCTCCCATGCCCTGCCGCCCCCCGCGGGAAGCCGCCTCGCCGCCGCCTTCGCGCCCCGCCTCGCCGCCGAGCCGGGGCTCACCGCGGTGCATCTGCTGCTCGACCCGCTCGATGCGCTCGCCGCCCGGCTCGAGCTGATCGAGGCGGCCGAAAGCTCGGTCGATCTGCAATATTACATCTGGCAGGACGATACCGCCGGGGCGCTGATGCTGGGCGCGCTGCGCAGGGCGGCGGCGCGTGGCGTGCGGGTGCGGATGCTGATCGACGACAACGGCACCCACGGCCTCGATGACACGCTCAGCACGCTGGAATCGCTCGAGAATTTCGACATCCGGCTGTTCAACCCCTTCCCGCTGCGGCGCGCCCGCTGGCTGGGCTATCTCGCCGATTTCCACCGCCTGAACCGGCGCATGCACAACAAGGCGATGGTGGTCGACGGCGCGCTCGCGGTGCTCGGCGGGCGGAATATCGGCGATGAATATTTCAACCGCTTCGCCCCCACCGGCCTCTACATGGACCTCGACCTGATGGCCGCCGGCCCGATCGTGCCGCAGGTCGCCGCGCAGTTCGACCTCTACTGGAACTCGGCGCTCTCGATCCCGGTGGCGGCGCTGCTCGCCCCCCTCGCGCCCGACCGCGCCGAAGCCTGCCTTGCCGCCCAGGCCGCCCGCCTCGCCACACCGGAGGCGCGCGATTACGCCCGCGCGCTCGCCGCCCCCGACATGCCGCTCCTCTCCCCCGATCTGACGCTCAGCTTCGGCCCCGCGACGCTCCTCTTCGACCCGCCCGAGAAGATCACCGGCCCGATCGCCGCGCGCCGGATGCTCTGGGCACGGCTCTTACGCGCGCTCGGCCAGCCGCGCGAGGAACTGGTGCTGATCTCGCCCTATCTGGTGCCCACCCGCGCGGGCGTGCGCGTGCTCGGGCGCTATGCGAAAGCCGGGGTGAAGGTGCGGCTCTTCACCAACAGCTTCGCCGCCTCCGATGTGCCGCTCGTCCATTCGGGCTATGCCCACCGGCGCCGGCCGCTGCTCAAACGCGGGGTGGAGATCTGGGAATTTGCCCCCGACGCCGAGATCCGCCACCCGCCCGCGAGCTTCCTGCGCCCGCGCCTGCGCGGCACCGCGCCATTTGCCCGCAACAAGCTCCACGCCAAGGTCTTCATCACCGATCGCGCGCGGATCTTCATCGGCTCGTTCAACTTCGACCCGCGCTCGATGCGGCTCAACACCGAGCTCGGCCTCGTGCTCGAGAACCCGGTGATCGCGGCGAAGATGGCCTCGGCGTTTGAGGGCTATATCCCGGCGCGCGCCTGGGCGCTCAAGCTCGACCGGGAGGGCAAGATCACCTGGTGCCGCGCGGGCGAGGCGCCGACCCGGCGCGAGCCGGGCACCGGCTTTTGGTCGGGCGTGGCGCTGGGGCTCGCCAAGCGCCTGCCGATCGAATGGATGCTCTGAGC from the Rhodobacter xanthinilyticus genome contains:
- a CDS encoding response regulator transcription factor, whose product is MSRIALVDDDRNILTSVSMTLEAEGYEVETYNDGQAALDAFNKRLPDMAVLDIKMPRMDGMELLQRLRQKTSMPVIFLTSKDDEIDEVLGLRMGADDYVKKPFSQRLLVERIRALLRRQEAISTGEAPTTDETKVIVRGALTMDPLRHAVTWKGRDVTLTVTEFLLLQALAQRPGFVKSRDQLMDVAYDDQVYVDDRTIDSHIKRLRKKMRAADDDFSAIETLYGIGYRYNEE
- a CDS encoding electron transfer flavoprotein subunit alpha/FixB family protein; amino-acid sequence: MSVLLIAEVNGLDATAKALTAAKKLGPVTVLVAGSGVDAAPFAALEGVAKVLKADDAAYGHGLAEPMADLIVSLAAGVTHIVAPATAEAKNVLPRVAAMLDVMVLSDVIGVVDADTFERPIYAGNAIQTVKSADPVKVMTVRTTAFEAAGTGGAAAIEAAAAAGDKGLSSWVEDKVAASDRPELTSAKIVVSGGRGVGSEESFAIITALADKLGAAVGASRAAVDSGFAPNDWQVGQTGKVVAPELYIACGISGAIQHLAGMKDSKIIVAINKDEEAPIFQVADFGLVADLFQAVPEMTAKV
- a CDS encoding 3-hydroxybutyryl-CoA dehydrogenase — protein: MSIQSVGIVGAGQMGNGIAHVFALAGYDVLLNDIAQESLDKAVATVTKNLDRQVQREKISEAGKDAALARIKTTMALPELGQCDLIIEAATEREAVKDKIFEALLPHLKPTTILASNTSSISITRLASKTDRPERFMGVHFMNPVPVMKLVELIRGIATDDETYQTMLGVVKSLNKTAASAEDFPAFIVNRILVPMINEAVYTLYEGVGNVESIDMAMKLGANHPMGPLELGDFIGLDTCLAIMHVLHDGLADTKYRPCPLLTKYVEAGWLGRKSGRGFYDYRGEKPVPTR
- the rapZ gene encoding RNase adapter RapZ, coding for MSAEGKAAPQGGHRVVLVTGPSGAGRSTAIDALEDLGYETIDNLPMSLIPRLLDGPLAQPLALGLDVRNRDFSATGLIELIDRLTRVPELRLEVLYLDASPDVLVRRYSETRRRHPLAPSDTPLAGITQEIDILAPVRVRADVLIETSGMSPHDLRAELAQWFDMGKIARLAVSLHSFSYKRGVPRGLDMMFDCRFLANPHWVAALRPLTGLDGAVAAHVEGDPRYLEFISKVRDLLCFLLPAHVEEGKSHLSVGFGCTGGQHRSVAVTEAVAKALAEAGWQVSKRHRELERRGQGLPAVKGVFGA
- a CDS encoding phosphoenolpyruvate carboxykinase, whose protein sequence is MIIGRVNPAKRLEDQGITGLGNVYYNLLEPALIEAALKRNEGTLGKGGAFYCSTGAHTGRSPKDKFVVRTASVEDTIWWENNKPMDPAKFDVLHADMLEHMKGKDYFVQDLFGGADPEHRLDVRVVTELAWHGLFIRTMLRRPDRAELDTFAPEWTIINCPSFKADPERHGCRTETVIALNFDRKMILIGNTAYAGENKKGVFTLLNYILPGKGIMAMHCSANHAIGNPDDSAVFFGLSGTGKTTLSADPSRILIGDDEHGWSEKGIFNFEGGCYAKTINLSKEAEPEIYATCSMFGTVVENMVYDEETLELDFFDNSLTDNMRCAYPLHYISNASETALGGAPKNVIMLTCDAYGVLPPIARLTPAQAMYHFLSGFTSKTPGTEVGVTEPLPTFSTCFGAPFMPRRPEVYGKLLQEKILAQGASCWLVNTGWTGGAFGTGKRMPIKATRALLTAALDGSLHDVEFRKDENFGFEVPVSVPGVDAVLLNPRDTWADKAAFDAQAAKLVKMFSENFAQYMPYIDEDVKAAAIG
- a CDS encoding DUF6473 family protein, translated to MAFEYPGAGALEYFPCRYGKSKLLFRGPRRDLSVPHCAALGGNETYGRFVAEPWPILLEGRLGLPVVNFGYQNAGVDVFLNELQLTQPKHPPQLSIIQLLGACNMSNRFYAVHPRRNDRFLRASNLMRSVFSEIDFTEFNFTRHLLQALMSRAPERFEAVVAELQSAWVARMRALLERMDGPKVLLWLGDYRDPLQGDPLGAEPVLVTSAMVEKIAPLADQVVRVEPSMLARSAGTVGMHFAPMEEPVAGTMPGPMVHHEVAEALAPVVSKLL
- a CDS encoding HPr family phosphocarrier protein; this translates as MTSKELRIVNEKGLHARASARFVEVVERFDARAEVEKDGMRVSGDSIMGLLMLAASRGTSIHVSTSGAEAEALSAALEALVANRFGEDN
- a CDS encoding sensor N-terminal transmembrane domain-containing protein; this translates as MSAAGRIGLSRPRKPEPGVLLGEDWMTGAETSEGEALKPRRARRGLISLNRSPLARKIIIFNLVAMVMMVAGVLYLNPFRDSLVFQRESAIVNEAELIADVFEARLPKSAPVNFAAGDGIDLPDTLAGIELPTGTHLYVFDPRGAMLLSSSEVPASPRERVDGLQIDHRSTLITDLLNGIWDRISKVVRDEPEKDAVYDAKRIATSLLPKMADGETHIDTRRDSDGATIFSVVTGVYQGDQLVGILALTSEAGEIDQLVRVEREQVLQMFVIAIIVSIGLSLVLASTIANPLSELAAAAEIGQEKNARKMSPSRVRIPDLTARPDEIGRLSGALRGMVTALYDRIDANEQFAADVAHEIKNPLASLRSAVASLHVVKRDDHRARLLEVIDHDVKRLDRLVSDISNASRLDSELVKEEEEHFDLLKMVGNLADYLGKQAGEKGVEFIIDLPSQPIMITGLEGRLAQVFVNLITNAISFCEEGDAVRVWARRRDNRVLVVVEDTGPGIPEEALTKVFKRFYSERPEGQFGDHSGLGLAISKQIVEAHGGVIWAENIRPTDADITSEPLGARFVVGLPI
- a CDS encoding phospholipase D-like domain-containing protein, translated to MHLHGLPLILLLGLLGALAVAGLTLLSARLSHPRPAGPFAPSHALPPPAGSRLAAAFAPRLAAEPGLTAVHLLLDPLDALAARLELIEAAESSVDLQYYIWQDDTAGALMLGALRRAAARGVRVRMLIDDNGTHGLDDTLSTLESLENFDIRLFNPFPLRRARWLGYLADFHRLNRRMHNKAMVVDGALAVLGGRNIGDEYFNRFAPTGLYMDLDLMAAGPIVPQVAAQFDLYWNSALSIPVAALLAPLAPDRAEACLAAQAARLATPEARDYARALAAPDMPLLSPDLTLSFGPATLLFDPPEKITGPIAARRMLWARLLRALGQPREELVLISPYLVPTRAGVRVLGRYAKAGVKVRLFTNSFAASDVPLVHSGYAHRRRPLLKRGVEIWEFAPDAEIRHPPASFLRPRLRGTAPFARNKLHAKVFITDRARIFIGSFNFDPRSMRLNTELGLVLENPVIAAKMASAFEGYIPARAWALKLDREGKITWCRAGEAPTRREPGTGFWSGVALGLAKRLPIEWML
- a CDS encoding PTS sugar transporter subunit IIA, producing MIGIVIVAHGGLAREYLAAVEHVVGPQEGIRAITIENDHDRAEKQEEIRAAADQVDSGDGVVVVTDLFGGSPSNLSLLACKSCEREIIYGANLPLLIKLAKSRSLGVHAAVEAALDAGRKYINSYTANGIDAKS
- a CDS encoding HPr kinase/phosphorylase — its product is MAPLRLHASCVALDPGRAVLILGPSGAGKSQLALGLMALGAHLVADDQVELRGAGVALIASAPPAISGMIEARGVGLLGAEALPQAEVKLVVDLAQIETERLPPLRQTVLLDRCIPLVLRLQHGHLEVAILQWLKGGRVA